A DNA window from Acropora palmata chromosome 12, jaAcrPala1.3, whole genome shotgun sequence contains the following coding sequences:
- the LOC141860166 gene encoding uncharacterized protein LOC141860166: MLCCLLFILLHFAVLLGIQVRKQWFSDSRSCTFLQTAIVSETDGDILLNGNTEIEHVSRLLNLDRNKTLSDVKELKKLVYCINEPRPDFKFSTQFVSTLVVAGIILFELTVEYFIISDSLKKLGLARCALKKDPTNCENSMKTIFGFMDAACVLSSLISIILLLHFMKCHRHPVMLVFCHLLINRNRDRGLEESLPHIESAGASREQKDREGIVGERRVARVSQKAANRWLLALMLLRNPSLLRYRRQGDVTRFVDMRSASISAVAGILSKAYLTTETSNPRV, encoded by the exons ATGCTCTGTtgcttgttgtttattttgttgcaCTTTGCCGTCCTTCTCGGCATCCAAGTCCGAAAGCAGTGGTTTTCTGATTCCAGAAGTTGCACTTTT CTGCAGACCGCGATAGTTTCTGAAACTGATGGAGACATCCTTCTCAATGGAAATACAGAAATTGAACATGTGAGCAGGTTACTAAACTTGGACCGGAACAA GACTCTTTCAGACGTGAAAGAACTCAAGAAACTCGTGTATTGCATCAACGAGCCAAGGCCAG atttcaaattcTCCACTCAGTTCGTCTCAACTTTAGTTGTTGCTGGAATCATACTATTTGAG CTTACAGTGGaatatttcattatttctGACTCGCTCAAGAAACTCGGCCTTGCAAGGTGTGCTCTTAAAAAAGATCCAACGAATTGCGAGAATTCGATGAAAACTATATTCG GATTCATGGATGCAGCCTGCGTTTTGAGTTCACTCATTTCTATAATACTACTTCTACATTTCATGAAATGTCATCG CCATCCTGTCATGCTTGTGTTTTGCCATCTGCTGATTAACAGAAACAGGGACCGCGGGCTCGAAGAGTCTTTGCCACATATCGAGTCTGCGGGAGCCTCTCGGGAACAGAAGGATCGCGAAG GAATCGTTGGTGAACGCCGCGTGGCTCGCGTTTCCCAGAAGGCTGCAAATCGCTGGCTGTTGGCGCTCATGCTGCTTCGTAACCCTTCCCTCCTCAGGTATCGCCGCCAGGGTGACGTGACACGGTTTGTGGATATGAGAAGTGCAAGTATCAGCGCCGTTGCAGGAATTCTCAGTAAAGCTTACTTGACGACTGAAACATCCAACCCGCGCGTTTAA